A portion of the Notolabrus celidotus isolate fNotCel1 unplaced genomic scaffold, fNotCel1.pri scaffold_175_arrow_ctg1, whole genome shotgun sequence genome contains these proteins:
- the LOC117808898 gene encoding EKC/KEOPS complex subunit GON7-like has product MAPVAVRAELVYRDGQREKVSVKVENTLSSLISGIHELNVNVSRLLSELVEQEKAHGVCAEGEEDDSDDDDEDEEPEEPSNTEVQPPAKRPKT; this is encoded by the exons ATGGCGCCTGTGGCCGTGAGAGCAGAGCTGGTGTACAGAGACGGACAGAGGGAGAAAGTCAGCGTTAAAGTAGAAAACACTCTGAGTTCTCTCATCAGTGGAATTCACGAGCTGAACGTGAACGTGTCACGACTTCTCAGCGAGCTGGTGGAGCAGGAGAAGGCGCACGGAGTCTGCGCAGAAG GTGAGGAAGAcgacagtgatgatgatgatgaagacgaGGAGCCAGAGGAGCCTTCCAACACGGAAGTACAGCCTCCAGCTAAACGACCCAAAACATGA